A single Phalacrocorax aristotelis chromosome 18, bGulAri2.1, whole genome shotgun sequence DNA region contains:
- the SBDS gene encoding ribosome maturation protein SBDS, producing the protein MSIFTPTNQIRLTNVAVVRARRGGKRFEIACYRNKVMGWRSGAEKDLDEVLQTHTVFVNVSKGQVAKKEDLVQAFGTDDQTEICKMILSKGELQVSDKERHTQLEQMFRDIATIVADKCVNPETKRPYTVILIERAMKDIHYSVKPHKSTKQQALEVIRQLKETMQIERAHMRLRFILPAKEGKKLKEKLKPLIKVIENEDFHEQLEIVCLIDPGCFREIDELIRSETKGKGTLEVLSLKDVEEGDEKLE; encoded by the exons ATGTCCATCTTCACCCCCACCAACCAGATCCGCCTCACGAATGTGGCCGTGGtgcgggcgcggcgcggcgggaaGCGCTTCGAGATCGCCTGTTACCGCAACAAGGTCATGGGCTGGCGCAGCGGAGC GGAGAAAGATCTCGATGAGGTCCTGCAGACGCACACGGTGTTTGTCAACGTCTCCAAAGGCCAGGTGGCAAAGAAGGAAGATCTCGTTCAAGCATTTGGAACAGATGACCAAACAGAAATCTGTAAGATG ATTTTATCAAAAGGGGAGCTGCAGGTATCGGACAAAGAACGACACACACAGCTGGAGCAGATGTTTAGAGACATCGCAACTATTGTGGCTGACAAATGTGTGAATCCTGAAACAAAGAGGCCGTACACAGTAATCCTTATAGAAAGAGCCATGAAGGATATTCACTACTCCGTCAAACCACACAAGAGCACGAAGCAGCAG GCACTGGAAGTGATCAGACAGTTAAAGGAGACCATGCAAATTGAACGTGCTCACATGAGGCTGCGATTTATTCTTCCAgcaaaggaggggaagaaactAAAAGAGAAGCTCAAGCCACTGATTAAAGTCATTGAGAATGAAGACTTCCATGAACAATTGGAAATC gTGTGCCTTATTGACCCGGGCTGCTTCAGAGAGATTGATGAGCTGATCCGGAGTGAGACAAAAGGGAAAGGAACACTGGAGGTGCTCAGTCTGAAGGACGTGGAGGAGGGAGATGAAAAGCTTGAATAA